The sequence below is a genomic window from Streptomyces sp. NBC_00289.
CGAGGATGCGGTCATACGACCATGGTGGTGGGAGTGGGTGCGGGGCGCGGGGTGTTTTCGGTGAGAGGCGGGCTGGGGCCTGCCTTCGTACCTACTTGCGGCGGCGCTTCTTCGGTGGGTTCGCGGTGCGGTTCTTCGAGGGGTTGCCGGTGCGGCGGTGGGCACGCTTTTCGTGCTGGACGCGGGCTGCTTCGTACTCCTCGCGGTGCAGCTTCTCTCCCGGGGCCTCGATGAGGGAGCGGAAGAAGTAGGCGAGGAGTGAGCCGACGAAGCCGATGGCCAGGAGGCCGCGGAGGGATGCCTGGCGGTCGGGGTCGGGGCGCTTGGTGAAGCCGTCCAGGGTCTGGCGGAAGGCGAGGGCGCTGCAGACCGCGAACATCACGATCACCAGGAAGGTCACGAAGCGCCCGGTGTCCGCGATCTGCAGGCCCTCGTAGGCGAAGCGGAGGACCAGGCAGGAGCCGGCCACGGCGGCGAGCGAACCCGCGGCCACGCCGACGCGGCGGAGGGTGTAGTCGCCGTCGTGGTTCACCCAGGTCGTGCCGAAGAAGCGCAGGGGTTCGGGGCGGGGGCCCGTGGAGCCCGCGGGGGTGGACGGGGTGCCGTTCTCGTCGCTCACCCGTTGATTATGTCTCCGGGTGTCCGCGGGCTCCGTGGCGGATCAGGCGCAGCGCGCTGCTACATACCCGTCGCTGCCCGTTTTCACGTACGCGTCCGACACGTACTCACCGCTGTCGATGTTGTCCCAGATCTTGGTGGTGCCGTACGGGCCCGTCACCGTGGAGCCGGGTGTCTGGCAGAAGATCGGGACCATGGCGCCCTCGGCCAGGATGCGGACGATGCCGTACGTGGTGCCGGGACCACTGCGGACGTTGAGGCGGACGCCCGGCGCGACCGCGTAGTAGTGCAGTGCCGCGGCCGCCGTGGTGACGGCCTCCTTCGTCTCGCCGGTCTCCGCCGTGGCGACCTCTTCGGCCTGCACGGCCTCTCCGACGCCTCTGACCTCTTCGACTCGGTCGACAGACATGGACAACTCCCCCCGTTGCGACCCCATGAATGCCATGGGGTCCCGTTGATTCCCCTGAATCACGCCATGAAACACATGTACGCAACTCGCACATCGAGGCTAGCAAGCCGCCTCTGTCTCGCACGAGTCATCGACTAGGCTCCGTGCGTCGCGCGCGCGGACGAACAGCACGGGGGTGTTCCCATGGCGCCACAACAGAACGCCGGAGCGGGCGCGGAAGCGGAACTTCCCGAGTACGCCGGTCACTACCGTCTTGAGTCGTGCCTCGGCTCCGGCGGCATGGGCATCGTGCACCTGGCCCGGAGCACCTCCGGGATGAAGGTCGCGGTGAAGGTCGTCCACGCCCAGTTCGCCAAGGACCCCGAGTTCCGGGGGCGGTTCCGGCAGGAGGTGGCGGCGGCACGGCGGGTGAGCGGGGCCTTCACCGCGTCCGTCGTGGACGCGGACCCCGAGGCCGAACGGCCCTGGATGGCCACGCTGTTCATTCCCGGC
It includes:
- a CDS encoding EamA/RhaT family transporter, producing the protein MSDENGTPSTPAGSTGPRPEPLRFFGTTWVNHDGDYTLRRVGVAAGSLAAVAGSCLVLRFAYEGLQIADTGRFVTFLVIVMFAVCSALAFRQTLDGFTKRPDPDRQASLRGLLAIGFVGSLLAYFFRSLIEAPGEKLHREEYEAARVQHEKRAHRRTGNPSKNRTANPPKKRRRK
- a CDS encoding SH3 domain-containing protein translates to MSVDRVEEVRGVGEAVQAEEVATAETGETKEAVTTAAAALHYYAVAPGVRLNVRSGPGTTYGIVRILAEGAMVPIFCQTPGSTVTGPYGTTKIWDNIDSGEYVSDAYVKTGSDGYVAARCA